A single window of Sparus aurata chromosome 12, fSpaAur1.1, whole genome shotgun sequence DNA harbors:
- the LOC115592361 gene encoding glutamine synthetase-like — translation MASVSCSSSLNKAVRQEYMSLPQGEKCQVTYIWIDGTGEGLRNKTRTLDSEPKSLEDIPEWNFDGSSTYQAEGSNSDMYLKPVRIFRDPFTLDPNKLVLCEVLKYNRFPAETNHRQSCSKVMELVKEHSIWFGMEQEYTLLGIDGHPFSWPPNGYPSPQGPYYCSVGAQNAYGRDIVECHYKACLYAGINIYGTNAEVMPSQWEFQVGPCEGIEMGDQLWVARFLLHRVCEDFGVVATLDPKPLKEWNGAGCHTNVSTRKMREENGLIYIEKAIEKLSKKHKEHIAVYDPHGGKDNIKRLTGIHETSSIEEFSAGVANRGASIRIPRQVGQEKKGYFEDRRPASNCDPYAVTKAIASTCLLDSEGGSE, via the exons ATGGCATCGGTATCGTGCAGCTCCAGCCTGAACAAGGCTGTGCGCCAAGAGTACATGAGCCTGCCACAGGGGGAGAAGTGCCAGGTCACATACATCTGGATCGACGGCACTGGAGAGGGACTTCGCAACAAGACCCGAACCCTGGACAGTGAGCCAAAAAGCCTGGAAG ACATTCCTGAGTGGAACTTTGATGGCTCGAGCACGTACCAGGCCGAAGGCTCCAACAGTGACATGTACCTCAAACCAGTCCGCATCTTCAGGGATCCGTTCACACTCGACCCAAAcaaactggtcctctgtgaggTCCTAAAATACAACCGTTTTCCTGCAG AAACTAACCATCGACAGAGCTGCAGCAAAGTGATGGAGCTGGTTAAAGAGCACAGCATCTGGTTTGGCATGGAGCAGGAGTACACGCTCTTGGGAATAGATGGGCATCCATTCAGTTGGCCCCCTAATGGATACCCATCACCTCAAG GACCTTACTACTGTAGCGTGGGGGCCCAGAATGCATATGGACGGGACATTGTGGAGTGCCACTACAAGGCCTGCCTCTATGCAGGGATAAACATCTATGGCACCAACGCTGAAGTTATGCCATCTCAG TGGGAGTTCCAGGTGGGTCCTTGCGAGGGCATAGAGATGGGCGACCAGCTATGGGTCGCACGCTTCCTGCTGCATCGTGTGTGTGAAGATTTCGGGGTTGTCGCAACACTCGACCCCAAGCCACTGAAGGAATGGAACGGTGCTGGCTGCCACACGAATGTCAGCACCAGGAAGATGAGGGAAGAGAACGGACTGAT ATACATCGAGAAGGCCATCGAAAAGCTGAGCAAAAAACACAAGGAGCATATCGCTGTGTATGACCCACACGGAGGGAAGGACAACATCAAGCGTCTCACAGGTATCCATGAAACGTCCAGCATCGAAGAATTCTCTGCCGGAGTGGCCAACCGAGGCGCCAGCATCCGCATCCCTCGCCAGGTGGGCCAAGAGAAGAAAGGCTACTTCGAGGACCGCCGGCCTGCATCAAACTGCGACCCCTACGCTGTGACAAAGGCCATCGCAAGCACCTGCCTGCTTGATTCAGAAGGAGGAAGCGAATAG
- the mamdc4 gene encoding apical endosomal glycoprotein — MLQWRSSALVLLLVLQFVAGSLAQTCESPAVRCDFVCDCSDCSDERDCGHNGREFECDFEDAMCGWTDQSIDAPVYRWDRFQRGDALPDSGPSSDYTTGTATGWFMGVTAVNSESVSRAVFTSPDMHQSSPTCRLRLRYFLWDSGRTGLGATPLWASVHHQDAREAVVWRPEATSVRGWREATIYLGRIPGPFRIRLHSQRSQGGKGDVAVDQLEFLDCALPLPLPGQECPTNMMECNREGCVDQRQVCDGTDDCGDGTDELTCGGFSICDFEEGLCEWDLTSLSNLKWFRTDQQDLSITDPLKGPGRDHSNNNVTGHFLYVTVPDGGLKMDWAAFQSHLLEPTNSTHPCKMVMYTHQFGPRSGGLTVLVADRKIYPVWERAGALGDVWVKAEVEIVTNDTFQIVIMAAIRDSAYGGIAIDSIVLSPECRPSTANYTLAEFPKSPKEPCTEPDKMCNFYGDCPNAEDETKCGDFSDPEGSSGWTDTSIGNQGWVLFKNSTSKEEYLYVDVSPGQQLTEAQTRTPLLGPSGPACTLRFDFALTGNPGHIGELSIRVIDSMLGVQPKLWEFSGKTGTDEESWQTASLNIGARKDRFQLAFEARRVKICTCTKIKVRNVHFASCHAEYFPSSPTELSCNFEDGLCGWYQDNSDNFDWTVLNGTDYTIGIGSSLAVDMWSPSLRGAFGRLISFTQIPASSDQCLSFYYKIYGPNTGALNVKLLSMDGSESVLWTRSGAHGNMWHEAHCPVPHQLTKFQLVFEAVRSGFDGRIAIDDVAFTGRPCALPRMCSFEGQQCGYSSSGKVNWLYRNRCSTTLNGPLTDHTLETELGFYMMANTAGNILPFGDAALLTSPVHRGTDRTECVHFWYQMGGEYPGSLTLYMKPVKGERVKIFSDSLEQGHIWRHGNGNISSGLVDWQLEFEVVGAGGQNTYVAVDDIVILAHPCQDLGSKCTLERGLCSWTNTQNGQKGLEKDQLDWELTNQEAERHFSTPPHDHTLGTERGHFLFLPSSNRTAAMQRAYLLSPHLPPTKGTCLKFWAYKLYSSDTAELKVWMLVEGLLNQLVVVSELDDLWRRFDVNITSVKEYQIVFEGIKGSSGAVALDDIEYTVGINCAGEVKDPVSTSPKHDNAGGIAASVIVMLLLVGTLVALLIYYLRTRPEVASGAGPSSSSSSARGGFSNDIYEPDLTQDRVAVPSMQNHPMAAGFNNVSVYEDVREMEVA, encoded by the exons atGTTGCAGTGGAGGAGCTCAGCCctcgtgctgctgctggttctgcAGTTTG TGGCTGGTTCTCTGGCTCAAACATGTGAGAGTCCTGCTGTGAGATGTGACTTTGTGTGCGACTGTTCTGACTGCAGCGATGAGCGAGACTGTg GCCACAATGGGAGAGAGTTTGAGTGTGACTTTGAGGATGCAATGTGCGGGTGGACTGACCAGTCCATCGACGCACCCGTGTACAGATGGGACAGGTTTCAGAGAGGGGACGCTCTGCCCGACAGCGGGCCGTCCTCTGACTACACCACCGGGACAGCTACAG GTTGGTTCATGGGTGTGACCGCAGTGAACTCAGAGTCTGTCAGCAGAGCAGTTTTCACCTCTCCAGACATGCATCAGTCCTCACCAACCTGTCGCCTTCGCCTCAGATATTTCCTGTGGGACTCAG GTCGCACGGGCCTGGGCGCCACACCCTTGTGGGCGTCCGTCCATCACCAGGACGCTCGAGAGGCCGTAGTGTGGCGTCCCGAGGCCACCAGTGTACGTGGCTGGAGGGAGGCGACCATCTACCTGGGCCGTATTCCCGGGCCATTCCGAATCCGCCTTCACTCGCAGCGATCCCAGGGGGGGAAAGGAGATGTGGCGGTGGACCAGCTGGAGTTTCTGGACTGTGCTCTGCCCT TACCACTCCCTGGTCAAGAGTGTCCAACAAACATGATGGAGTGTAATCGCGAGGGCTGCGTGGATCAGCGGCAGGTCTGTGACGGCACCGACGACTGCGGCGACGGGACTGATGAGCTGACCTGCG GAGGGTTCAGTATCTGTGACTTTGAGGAGGGCCTGTGTGAATGGGACCTGACTTCACTCTCCAATCTGAAATGGTTCAGGACGGACCAGCAGGACCTCTCCATCACGGATCCTCTGAAAGGACCAGGCAGGGATCATTCCAACAACAACGTGACAG GTCACTTCCTGTATGTCACTGTGCCTGATGGTGGTCTCAAAATGGACTGGGCCGCTTTCCAAAGTCACCTCCTTGAACCCACCAATAGTACCCATCCATGCAAG ATGGTGATGTACACTCACCAGTTTGGGCCGAGGTCCGGCGGTCTGACGGTTCTGGTGGCAGATCGAAAGATCTACCCTGTGTGGGAGAGAGCCGGAGCTCTAGGTGATGTCTGGGTGAAGGCCGAGGTGGAGATCGTCACCAACGACACTTTCCAA ATTGTAATAATGGCAGCAATCAGGGACTCAGCATATGGAGGCATCGCCATCGACAGCATCGTGTTGTCTCCTGAATGCCGCCCATCAACTG CGAATTATACATTGGCAGAGTTCCCCAAGTCTCCTAAAGAGCCGTGCACTGAACCAGACAAGATGTGCAATTTTTATGGTGACTGCCCAAATGCAGAGGATGAAACCAAATGTG GGGATTTCTCCGACCCTGAGGGCAGCTCAGGCTGGACTGACACCAGCATTGGGAATCAAGGCTGGGTGCTCTTTAAAAATTCCACATCCAAAG AGGAGTACCTGTATGTAGATGTATCCCCAGGCCAGCAGCTGACTGAGGCCCAGACACGGACCCCCCTCCTGGGCCCCTCGGGTCCAGCCTGCACCCTGCGCTTTGATTTTGCGCTAACTGGGAATCCAGGACACATCG GTGAGCTCTCCATCAGGGTGATTGACAGCATGCTAGGAGTGCAGCCTAAACTGTGGGAGTTCAGTGGGAAGACGGGAACAGACGAGGAGTCGTGGCAGACAGCCAGCTTGAATATTGGAGCCAGAAAAGATCGCTTCCAG CTGGCGTTTGAAGCTCGGCGTGTGAAAATTTGCACATGCACGAAGATCAAAGTGAGAAACGTCCACTTCGCCAGCTGTCATGCTGAATATTTCCCATCCTCTCCAACGG aacTCTCGTGCAACTTCGAAGATGGACTGTGTGGATGGTATCAGGACAACAGTGACAACTTCGACTGGACCGTGCTCAATGGGACGGACTACACCATCGGGATAG GCAGTAGCCTTGCTGTGGACATGTGGAGTCCTTCTCTGCGCGGTGCGTTCGGGCGCTTAATTTCATTCACACAGATACCAGCTTCTTCAGATCAATGCCTGTCCTTCTACTACAAAATCTATGGGCCGAACACAG GTGCTCTGAACGTGAAGCTGTTAAGTATGGATGGTTCTGAGAGCGTCCTCTGGACCCGCAGTGGAGCTCATGGCAACATGTGGCACGAGGCACACTGCCCGGTGCCACACCAGCTCACCAAATTCCAG CTGGTGTTTGAAGCGGTTCGCTCCGGATTTGACGGGCGCATCGCCATCGATGATGTGGCGTTCACGGGGCGTCCGTGCGCCCTGCCCAGGATGTGTTCCTTTGAAGGCCAGCAGTGCGGCTACAGCAGCTCTGGTAAAGTTAACTGGCTGTACCGCAACAGATGCTCCACCACGTTAAATGGACCTTTAACTGACCACACTCTTGAGACTGAACTGG GCTTCTACATGATGGCTAACACGGCAGGGAACATCCTTCCTTTTGGTGATGCGGCACTCCTGACATCGCCTGTTCACCGGGGAACCGATAGGACCGAGTGCGTCCATTTCTGGTATCAGATGGGAGGAGAATATCCTG GTTCTCTGACGCTGTATATGAAGCCGGTGAAGGGAGAgagggtgaagatcttctctgACAGTCTGGAACAGGGACACATCTGGCGCCATGGCAACGGCAACATCTCGAGTGGCCTTGTGGACTGGCAG CTGGAGTTTGAAGTGGTCGGAGCCGGAGGTCAAAATACTTACGTCGCAGTTGACGACATCGTTATTTTGGCTCACCCGTGTCAAGATCTAG GTTCAAAGTGCACACTGGAGAGAGGGCTGTGTAGCTGGACTAACACTCAAAACGGACAAAAAGGTCTCGAAAAGGACCAACTGGACtgggagctgaccaatcaggaggCGGAGAGGCACTTCTCCACCCCGCCTCACGACCACACTCTGGGCACAGAGAGGG gtcacttcctgttccttcCAAGCAGCAACCGGACGGCAGCCATGCAAAGGGCTTACTTGCTGAGCCCTCACCTGCCCCCGACCAAGGGCACCTGCCTGAAATTCTGGGCCTACAAGCTGTACTCAT CGGACACTGCGGAGCTGAAGGTGTGGATGCTGGTTGAAGGTCTGCTGAACCAGCTGGTGGTTGTGAGTGAACTGGATGATCTGTGGAGACGCTTTGACGTCAACATCACATCTGTTAAGGAATATCAG ATCGTGTTTGAAGGAATCAAAGGATCATCAGGTGCCGTCGCTCTGGATGACATTGAGTACACCGTCGGAATCAACTGTGCCGGCGAAGTGAAAGATCCAGTCTCAA CCTCACCAAAGCACGACAACGCAGGAGGGATAGCGGCGTCCGTCATCGTGATGCTCCTGCTCGTCGGCACTTTGGTCGCCCTGCTGATTTACTACCTTAGAACCCGGCCTGAAGTAGCGTCCGGGGCCggtccatcatcatcatcttcctcgGCTCGTGGCGGCTTCAGTAATGACATATATGAACCAGACCTCACA CAGGACCGTGTGGCAGTTCCATCAATGCAAAACCATCCGATGGCAGCCGGCTTCAACAATGTCTCT gTCTATGAAGATGTCAGAGAGATGGAGGTGGCGTGA
- the phpt1 gene encoding 14 kDa phosphohistidine phosphatase, which yields MCTQTRAAALMANIPQADIDPAGVFKYVLIRVHSKEEGDDSEVDIVRGYGWAEYHADIYEKVAEELEKDGHLDCECIGGGRIRHDAQDKKIHVYGYSMGYGRANHAVTTEKLKARYPDYEVTWDNEGY from the exons ATGTGCACACAGACGAGGGCTGCGGCTCTGATGGCCAACATACCGCAGGCTGACATCGACCCGGCCGGCGTGTTTAAGTACGTCCTCATCAGAGTTCACAGTAAAGAGGAAGGGGACGACTCGGAGGTGGATATAGTCCGAGGATACGGCTGGGCCGAGTACCATG CTGATATCTACGAAAAGGTTGCTGAAGAGCTGGAAAAGGACGGTCACCTGGACTGTGAGTGTATCGGAGGAGGGAGGATCAGACATGATGCCCAGGACAAGAAGATCCACGTCTATGGATACTCCATG GGATATGGAAGAGCAAACCACGCAGTCACTACTGAGAAACTGAAGGCTCGGTATCCAGACTATGAGGTGACTTGGGACAATGAGGGATACTGA